The following are encoded in a window of Pelecanus crispus isolate bPelCri1 chromosome 6, bPelCri1.pri, whole genome shotgun sequence genomic DNA:
- the VCPKMT gene encoding protein N-lysine methyltransferase METTL21D isoform X1 encodes MAGFVRELERRAGPALRLEQRAAGGVGCVVWDAALVLAKFLETGACPLARRHVLELGAGTGAVGIMAATLGANVTVTDLEELQELLLANIEHNKHLVTGSVRAKVLKWGEDVTEFQPPPDYILMADCIYYEESLEPLLKTLKDLTGPDTCVLCCYEQRTMGKNPEIERKYFELLQMDFELEKIPLDKHDEEYRSEDIHIVNIHRKQTLAELWRRGRGV; translated from the exons ATGGCGGGCTTCGTGCGGGAGCTGgagcggcgggccgggccggcgctgCGGCTGGAgcagcgggcggcgggcggcgtgGGCTGCGTGGTGTGGGACGCGGCGCTGGTGCTCGCCAAGTTCCTGGAGACCGGTGCCTgccccctcgcccgccgccacGTCCTGGAGCTGGGTGCCGGCACCGGGGCCGTCGGCATCATGGCGGCCACGCTGGG GGCAAACGTGACGGTCACCGACcttgaggagctgcaggagctgctgctggcgaACATAGAGCACAACAAGCACCTGGTCACAGGGTCAGTCCGAGCCAAGGTACTGAAATG GGGTGAAGATGTAACAGAATTTCAGCCTCCCCCCGATTATATACTAATGGCTGATTGCATTTACTATGAGGAG TCATTAGAACCGTTGCTGAAGACACTGAAAGACCTTACTGGCCCCGATACGTGCGTCTTGTGCTGTTACGAACAGAGGACTATGGGAAAGAATCCTGAAATTGAGAGAAAATACTTTGAG CTGCTTCAGATGGACTTTGAGCTGGAAAAAATTCCGCTGGATAAGCACGATGAGGAGTATCGCAGCGAAGACATTCATATCGTGAACATCCACAGGAAACAAACG ctggcagagctctggagaagagggagaggggTGTAG
- the VCPKMT gene encoding protein N-lysine methyltransferase METTL21D isoform X2, with translation MAGFVRELERRAGPALRLEQRAAGGVGCVVWDAALVLAKFLETGACPLARRHVLELGAGTGAVGIMAATLGANVTVTDLEELQELLLANIEHNKHLVTGSVRAKVLKWGEDVTEFQPPPDYILMADCIYYEESLEPLLKTLKDLTGPDTCVLCCYEQRTMGKNPEIERKYFELLQMDFELEKIPLDKHDEEYRSEDIHIVNIHRKQTNFPS, from the exons ATGGCGGGCTTCGTGCGGGAGCTGgagcggcgggccgggccggcgctgCGGCTGGAgcagcgggcggcgggcggcgtgGGCTGCGTGGTGTGGGACGCGGCGCTGGTGCTCGCCAAGTTCCTGGAGACCGGTGCCTgccccctcgcccgccgccacGTCCTGGAGCTGGGTGCCGGCACCGGGGCCGTCGGCATCATGGCGGCCACGCTGGG GGCAAACGTGACGGTCACCGACcttgaggagctgcaggagctgctgctggcgaACATAGAGCACAACAAGCACCTGGTCACAGGGTCAGTCCGAGCCAAGGTACTGAAATG GGGTGAAGATGTAACAGAATTTCAGCCTCCCCCCGATTATATACTAATGGCTGATTGCATTTACTATGAGGAG TCATTAGAACCGTTGCTGAAGACACTGAAAGACCTTACTGGCCCCGATACGTGCGTCTTGTGCTGTTACGAACAGAGGACTATGGGAAAGAATCCTGAAATTGAGAGAAAATACTTTGAG CTGCTTCAGATGGACTTTGAGCTGGAAAAAATTCCGCTGGATAAGCACGATGAGGAGTATCGCAGCGAAGACATTCATATCGTGAACATCCACAGGAAACAAACG AATTTTCCATCGTGA